One window from the genome of Streptomyces sp. WZ-12 encodes:
- a CDS encoding OB-fold nucleic acid binding domain-containing protein encodes MSAGTRPEKPAGRFRRMLDRLSSSEEELQSAELQEDAQATGCTRICDCDDRQIVKVSGTLRHVTLRPRAGVPALEAELFDGSAALDVVWLGRRSIVGIEPGRKLIASGRVSLSHGRRVLFNPKYELRPLGQE; translated from the coding sequence ATGAGTGCTGGGACCCGACCCGAGAAGCCGGCCGGCCGGTTCCGCCGGATGCTCGACAGGCTGTCGTCCTCCGAGGAGGAGCTGCAGTCCGCCGAGTTGCAGGAGGACGCGCAGGCGACGGGGTGCACCCGGATATGCGACTGTGACGACCGACAGATAGTGAAGGTTTCCGGCACCCTGCGGCATGTCACGCTGCGGCCGCGCGCCGGTGTGCCCGCGCTGGAGGCGGAGCTGTTCGACGGCTCCGCGGCGCTCGACGTGGTGTGGCTGGGTCGCCGTTCCATCGTCGGGATCGAGCCGGGCCGTAAGCTCATCGCCTCGGGCCGGGTCTCGCTGAGTCACGGGCGCCGGGTGCTCTTCAATCCCAAGTACGAACTGCGACCGCTCGGACAGGAGTAG